A genome region from Bradyrhizobium commune includes the following:
- a CDS encoding SDR family NAD(P)-dependent oxidoreductase, which yields MSQALQKVALVTGAARGIGLATAKRFLADGWRVALLDIEGELQASAVAALKNPDHTLAITCDVSDAAAVGAAMAAIMNRFGRLDALVNNAGVAVFAPVLETSNADWNRIMAVNLSGPFLCTKAAAPLIREQGGGAIVNITSISAVRASTLRSAYGTSKAGLAHLTKQLAVELASLNIRVNAVAPGPVDTAMAKQVHTKEIRADYHDAIPLNRYGLEEELAEAIFFLCSERASYITGQILAVDGGFDAAGIGLPTLRGERRNG from the coding sequence ATGTCGCAAGCCTTGCAAAAAGTTGCCCTCGTCACCGGCGCCGCGCGCGGGATTGGACTCGCGACGGCGAAACGCTTCCTCGCCGACGGGTGGCGCGTGGCGCTGCTCGATATCGAGGGAGAGCTGCAGGCGAGCGCGGTGGCGGCGCTGAAGAATCCCGATCACACCCTGGCAATCACCTGCGACGTGTCCGATGCAGCCGCCGTGGGAGCCGCGATGGCAGCGATCATGAACCGCTTCGGACGGCTCGATGCTCTCGTCAACAATGCCGGCGTCGCCGTGTTCGCGCCGGTGCTGGAGACCAGCAACGCCGACTGGAACAGGATCATGGCGGTCAATCTCAGCGGCCCGTTCCTGTGCACCAAGGCGGCCGCGCCGCTGATCCGCGAGCAAGGCGGCGGCGCCATCGTCAACATCACCTCGATCTCGGCGGTGCGCGCCTCGACGCTGCGCTCGGCTTACGGCACCAGCAAGGCTGGTCTGGCGCATCTCACCAAGCAGCTCGCGGTCGAGCTCGCCTCCCTCAACATCCGCGTCAACGCGGTGGCGCCGGGGCCGGTCGATACCGCGATGGCGAAGCAAGTGCACACCAAGGAGATCCGCGCGGACTATCATGACGCCATCCCGCTCAACCGCTACGGCCTGGAGGAGGAGCTCGCGGAGGCGATCTTCTTCCTGTGCTCGGAGCGCGCGAGCTACATCACCGGCCAAATTTTGGCCGTCGATGGCGGCTTCGATGCGGCGGGCATCGGCCTGCCGACACTGCGCGGCGAGCGGCGGAACGGGTGA
- a CDS encoding cupin domain-containing protein, translating into MPIDPSTIPLEDWRPGVRTRMVTSARNGATALCIFEQWVDPGAGAPTHSHTVEEVLTVRAGEAEMWIEAEHVTVVAGQSLLIPAGRKHGFRNSGPATLHVHAVLASPVFEALPEGARGVTRRWER; encoded by the coding sequence ATGCCCATCGACCCCAGCACGATCCCGCTCGAGGACTGGCGGCCGGGTGTAAGGACGCGCATGGTGACATCGGCGCGCAACGGCGCCACCGCGCTCTGTATCTTTGAGCAATGGGTTGATCCCGGCGCCGGCGCGCCGACGCACAGCCACACGGTCGAGGAGGTGCTGACGGTGCGCGCCGGCGAGGCCGAGATGTGGATCGAGGCCGAGCACGTCACGGTCGTGGCGGGCCAGTCGCTGCTGATCCCCGCCGGCCGCAAGCACGGCTTTCGCAATTCGGGCCCGGCGACGCTGCACGTCCACGCCGTGCTGGCCTCGCCAGTCTTCGAGGCGCTCCCGGAGGGAGCCCGCGGGGTGACGCGACGGTGGGAGCGGTAG
- a CDS encoding nuclear transport factor 2 family protein, whose product MPDDREQLIRNLFAAYLANDKQRVSDALADDFRFTSPFDADLDKARYFERCWRDTGWIARHEIERIVVAGDEAFVTYHCLARDGRSFRNTEFFTFAADRVRRIEVYFGATFQDGRFVPQPQ is encoded by the coding sequence ATGCCGGACGACCGCGAGCAGCTGATTCGAAACCTCTTCGCCGCCTATCTCGCCAATGACAAGCAGCGGGTCAGTGACGCGCTCGCCGACGACTTCCGCTTCACCAGCCCGTTCGACGCCGACCTCGACAAGGCGCGCTATTTCGAACGGTGCTGGCGGGACACCGGCTGGATCGCCCGCCACGAGATCGAGCGCATTGTTGTCGCCGGCGACGAGGCCTTCGTCACCTATCACTGCCTGGCAAGAGATGGCAGGAGCTTTCGCAACACCGAGTTCTTCACTTTCGCCGCCGACAGGGTCCGCCGCATCGAGGTCTATTTCGGCGCCACATTCCAGGACGGCCGGTTCGTGCCGCAACCGCAATAA
- a CDS encoding YciI family protein: MRFMVIVKANGDTEAGKMPSTERLAAMGQFNEEMAKAGVIEAGEGLHPTVKGARVKYGASEASVARGPFDLSPDLIAGFWLIKTASLDEAIAWMKRAPFDPGSEIEIRQVFSAEDFGEAFTPELREQEERTRAHAAKK; encoded by the coding sequence ATGCGTTTCATGGTGATCGTCAAGGCGAACGGGGACACCGAGGCCGGCAAGATGCCGAGCACGGAGAGGCTGGCCGCCATGGGCCAATTCAACGAGGAGATGGCCAAGGCCGGCGTGATCGAGGCGGGCGAGGGCCTGCATCCGACGGTGAAGGGCGCCAGGGTGAAGTATGGGGCGTCCGAGGCGAGCGTCGCCCGCGGTCCGTTCGATCTCTCTCCCGACCTGATCGCCGGCTTCTGGCTGATCAAGACCGCCTCGCTCGACGAGGCGATCGCCTGGATGAAGCGCGCGCCGTTTGATCCGGGCTCCGAGATCGAGATCCGCCAGGTGTTCTCGGCCGAGGATTTTGGCGAGGCCTTCACGCCCGAGCTGCGCGAGCAGGAAGAGCGCACGCGCGCCCACGCGGCGAAGAAGTGA